The genomic interval AGAGCGCGGTGAGATGattaataaagaaattttgtcgattcttttttttttttttcgttcttcgtatCCGGCTACCCTGAACCCGGATCTCGGGGTGGACCCTGCGAGTCTCGCCCACGATCTTACAgagcgaattattttttcccccaacgTTCGACGAAAACTTTGTAGATGGGAAAGAACCGGCCTTCGCACGCGTACCTTCCAGTGATTCCCGAGGGTCAACGTAACCCAACCGTCCCCAACGAGGCTTCGTGTACAAGGGAACCGGATTAGCGTAATTTTCACACGTAAAGCGAATCCACGGAACGCGTACGACACGAATCGATGACACCGCCTGATCCCGCGAAGAATTGCGCAACGTATAGTTGACGCGTTCcgctattttttcatccgccacCGCACGCGCGTTCTATTGACAAATAAAACTTTCTGCTGTGacgggaaaaagttttttttttttttttttttcctttttcttttctctcctctcgctAATCGCATAAATCTCATGCATGTACGTTGTACGGCGGTATACCCGGGGTTTCCACGTGTAGACTTTGGTGACACAGATCAATAGCAACTTTCTGTGGTTTGAGCTGCGGCCGTCGAGCACAACCAGCTTCTATTCAAGCGGGTTTCAAGTTTCACCCTACGTGCAGCCCGTGCAAGGGTGACGTACGGGAGTCGCTCTCCATCGCTCGCCCGCACGCTCCTTCATATTCCTCCTCCGCGCATAAGGTAGAGGGACTGAGGAGctaggagacaaaaaaaaaaatgaaaaaataaaaatagaaactaaaaataaaaggagaggaaaaagtaaGGAAAGAAAATCTCGTGCGGTGCGTCCGATACGCAACTGGCGGGAGCCGCACCGCGCCGCGTAACGAAATGCGGTCTTAGGTGCGTCTCGTAAAAATACCGGCACGGTGGTCACGTCGTCTGGTGTCCACCGGCTAATAGGTCACGATGTGAATCCTTACGATCTGAGCGCGTAGATCGATCTAGTCGGTTTTTTAGGCAAAACCGTTGGTGAACTTGATATcggatatggaaaaaaagaaaatagaggagCTTAAGTTATTTTTACCCGACCGAAGCAGCGAAGGTTCGTCACGCGGATTCGAcgagacgagagagaaaaaaaaaaaaaccaacactTCGGGGGATGAAATTGACTCGAAAGCTTCAAGTGTGATTTGTTCTGTTCTACTTGAGACAGCGTATCGATTCCCGAACGGAATTTCTAATGGAAATGTTTCCGctgggaggagaaaaattaagagtcgtaaaaattttcgcaactCTTAGCGGCCGACCAccgcgtataccgtatacggcgtcgtcgtcgagtgATTTCTTATTggcgaggtaaaaaaaagagcaggagatattttcttatcgtcgtattatacgtatggatGTTGCGATACATTCTCGAATCTAGTCGGAGGGGATTAGTTAATCTTATCTGGCAGACAAGCCCTGGATCGTCGCAGTGTTCACCTAAGAGCCTAGGGTGAACGACCATGAGTTGTCCATCGGGAAAAAATGCCATTTTATCGACAGACTCCGTTAAATTTCACTTCGAATCgttattcttcatttctctcgATTCGCGAATTCATTGGCGAGTCTGTGACCTCGGTTGTTTTCGCTATGCGAACGATatcgatgaaaacaaaataaagcaCGAGTAATTTTGCAACGCACGTTCGCTTTCAGCGGTCGACAATTTCGAAGAGCCTCAGAAATTCCCGTTTTCTCAAAATAGACCCATCAGTAGCAATAACAATATGCTTAAGTCACTCGGCACACAGAAGCGAGTAACAACTGTTCAAATAAATCCCAATACCCCGATAACACGTGACCGGGGTCACAAATATAACGAGCGTCAACGAACGGTACGAATGTTAATACCGTACCGCTCATAGGACTCCGTTGTTACGTGTTCTCGTTCAGGTTGAATCGCGGAATCCGTGGTGTCATCTGTCGTCGATGAGAGATTCGCTAATCCGAAATATTATACGCGGCGTTTTACAGCCGAGTAGGTAGGTGTATACGTGAAAATTAAATCCCTCGGCTCGGAATTAGCGCGAGACGTTACCTCGCCGCCGCTGCGACGACGGTTGCATTCCTTTAACCCCCTGTTACTTGACCACAATACAGAGCAAAGGCAACGCGAAGAATGCCCGTCGCTGCACCGCGGACAGCCAATGAAGACACGGCGTGCTGTTACAATATTAATATTCGCTATCTGAGCCCCTCGCTTCGTTTCAAATCTCTTTCAGTTGGCTTGTCAGTTCGCTCGATGTGCGGTGGTGCcgtcttctctttttactctttcgttatatttttgtatACCTCAGGCGTAGGATGGAGCTCACTTTTTGGCGGAATTTAGCCACCCTGGATTTCTCCAGATGGAAGGTAAACCGCGACTGTATTCGAACGAGAATCGTTTCCCGATATTCGAACTTTCGACGTCGAACGAGCCTGCGGTGTAGCGTTcgcaaaatttgaatttctcatcaggttttcaaaaattgtccGGTCGAAGACGCATTTTCCGTTCgtaattttatcgatattttttcttatcggtgTTACAGACGTCGCAGAACAGCGGACCGGCCCAGGGAGTCGGTGAGAAACGAGAACACCTCTACAAGATCCTTGTTATCGGTGAATTGGGGGCCGGAAAAACGTCGATAATAAAAAGATACGTTCATCAGTTTTTCTCGCAACACTACAGAGCCACCATAGGTGTGGACTTCGCCCTGAAGGTTCTCAACTGGGATCCCCATACGATAATAAGACTCCAGCTATGGGACATCGCGGGTACGtgaatcgaaaattataaCAACTTCCGAAAACGCCGCTTCCGCTCGATTTTTCTTGTCTCGATATTTCTGTATTCGAAATCCTCGCGAGAATTCGCACGGAGTTGTTTCATTCGGATGTAACGGACAATGCGATGTTGACGCGCAACTCTGGATTATTATACGCCGTGGCCAAGAGTTCATCTGCCCACGTCGCAAAGGCGATAAAAGGAATCGCCTGACTGTTACTGTGAATGAaagttttttccattcaaaaacttcgaacgtgcttcatttattttccgatttaatTCCGACGCGGAGTTCACAGTCTTCGGATGTTTTTCGATCAGCTTTCGCGATTGAGGTCGTAAAAATCGACCGGAACGCGGAAGAAGCTTCGGGTGATCGAGTTCCGGGAACATTCGTATGattgttcgaattttccaGGTCAGGAAAGATTCGGAAACATGACGAGAGTTTACTACAAGGAAGCCGTGGGAGCTTTCATAGTATTCGACGTAACGAGGAGCCCGACTCTCGACGCGGTGGTAAAATGGAAACAGGATCTCGACTCGAAGGTGCAACTTCCCGACGGATCCGCCATACCCTGCGTTCTCCTCGCCAACAAATGCGACCAGCAAAAAGAGGGACTGGTCAATTCCCCGAACAAGATGGACGAGTATTgcaaggagaaaaatttctccggATGGTTCGAGACATCCGCCAAGGAAAACATCAACATCGAAGAGGCTGCGCGATTTCTCGTCAACAAGGTATAacgattttctaaaaaaaaaaacgcgactCGCGCTTCCCGCTCACGTTTTTTGAGCCTTTGATTTAACGACGATCGTATTTTCCGACAGATTCTTCAGAACGATCAAATCATTCGAGGGAACGGCGCGCAGGAGCAATCGGACGGGGAGCGTTTCGCCTTGAATCAATCGCCCACGAACGCAAAGAAGTCGTGTTCTTGCTGACGtcactttttcattatcataaGGCTCTGCACCACCTGGACACGCCACTTATTATGACCGATTAACGCGAACAAATTGCATCTCACGCGGTGATCGTCGCTGCCGTCACAATTTACGACGCGATCATCTGGACGCGATTCCTCCTGCAGGGGTCTTGGGTTCCCTGATTCGAAAAACCTATCGAagccatccatccatccatccatccatccatttaATCGATCCCTCCATTTGCATTCGTCAATTAAACCATCGAGTCGACggttcgtcttcttcttcgtttcttgtcttttatttttctggtCGATGAAATACTCGGATATTTGAAGGAGTCGACGACGAGTTATCGACGTTCCTTTCCACGATGattgaatttcgtttttccgaTCGATCGTGTACAATCGTTGCACGATAAACTCCAGACAGCTTTGCTCACCGTTTAGGGTACGTAAATCTTCCATACTTTTGTTCATTACGCCCTCATCGTCGTACTAGtgattaatttattgaattactaaataaatgatcaatcgaaggtaaaaatgaaaaggcaCGGTTACTATGCAGCTATAACGTCTGATCGACTATTTACTTATTATTGTTGCATGTATAgctgtttaatttttcatagaaTCGTAAgtatccctctctctctccctctctgtGTTTCCCTTTTATCTCTTTTACTCTTCCCTCGCGTTGTTATTCGTCAATACGGTACGTTGAtagatatatagatgtatacgcatacgtaATGTCCTAAGTCATTAAATTTGCAAATATAGATTAGCACAACGCCTCTGTTATGTGCCCACGTATAAGCtatattgttgaaaaaaagaacaaaaaaaaaaaaaaacaaaaaaacaaaaacaaaaacaattattaatacgtACGATAAGTATCATCTGATTTGCATAGGAATCAAATATATCTAATTATAGACACCTGCAACATGTGCGTAATACGCAAGGTCGTATAATTGTGCATTAACTAATATGTATCCACTATGAACACTTTGTTAGTGCCTTACATAAATCTCCGCGTTTCCTTTCCGTCTGTCTAAAatattcttctctctcttttactctCTGTATCGCACTGCTGCGTCTATCGATCGATTtgtagaagaagaataacgTCGATCGTTACACGCGAAAATTACGAAAGCAATATAATTCGCGCttgtattttaaatataattataacgataatttCTTACGTACAACGTCGATACGTAGATAGAAATATTCGTGTATATTTCGTCTTGACAGCTCCGCATTTTCATTACTTCACGCAAGCTCTGgtggaaattcatttttagaatttcgcttaaattatttgaaaatttatcaatttccgTCAATATTACTATTAAAGTGTAGTCTTCGAGAGTTGTCGTGTTCGCGACTcactgaatttttcaagtatttcTCACTATAGAAATAAACTAGAAGGAATacgttttagaaaaaattaaattttaagaCCGGTGATTTGAAAAGTCCGAGCGAAAATTTCAGCGAAAATatagaatttttataaatattttaaatcgTAAGAAGAATTTCTATCATCCGTATAGATAGCGTCCATGCTGATAATCTGTCTTAATACATTGCCTTTTCCAgtacctatataatattattatgcgtaaatattaaatatatatttataataataatgatagttatattaatattaatattcctaaatgacgataataataaaatgaatagcGATTTCTTATACAATATATAGTGCCAAATAgtccgtcgatttttttttttttgtttttttcaagtaaattattatatgattgattgtacatacacgtatataaaaacatatacatatattattgtaccgattttttaattttaatctttattttttaggCCCAAATTGTTACGATTTTTCATCTACTATACATGTGaataaaatcttacaattCGAATAGAattcgttgttattataattcgtCAATTGTGTAAAGTCTATCGACGAGCGcactttttcattatcatcatgAGAGTgcattatttctctcttcgatcCGTCGAAATCCAATTAAACCCACCCGTATATGGTCTTTTCACCGCATGCGATCTCATTACGTAGTGTGCTAGAAAGATAAACATTCACGAGCTAGATCGCTCTGCTTAGAAATCTTTACGAAAGCTTAAATTCCATtcaacgtataggtatgtacacaaTGCGTGTAACGTGCAAAGTTCTTCCTCAGTTACGGGGAGATCCGCGTCCGCTTAGAATTattactaaatttttttttcacgatatacTTTTGAATCGATTGGACCGTGCACATTTGAAACGCGACGTTGATCAATGAATCTAATTGGGTGGCAcctgagagagaaaaatttggtgatttctgaagaaaaaggaCTAGACGAAAGCAAACGTTGTAACGTCATCTGCATAGACGAGCACTAAGTAGTTGTATGTCACTGTTATTTCGAGATAGCATCGTCAAACACTAGACAACGATAAGCGCATGGATATACTCGGTGAAAACAATGCCCACGAGTGGTGAGCACAGTGCCTTAAACTTTGGAAGAGACGAGACGCAGAGAATCTGATTCGACTTGTGACGGTAAGCGGTGAGAGTtacgagaaataaagaaaatgttgCCAGAGGACGACGTCGGCTCGCAATCGGATTTAATACCGTCGACGCTCACGCCGCTTATTTCGCTTTCCTGGGATAAAATCACCGTACGCTCGGAGCGAAAACGCGAATTCCTCGCCAAGAATATCGTCAAGGAATTCTTCGGATACTCCAGAGTCGACGGTGAACCCAACAAGATACTCGATTCAGGTGAGTCGAGATCGAGATCATTCATCTATGATTTTAATCGTTGCCAATTTTCACCGAATTTCTTTCGTCAGTAACCGGTCATGCGGACGGCGGCAGTTTGGTAGCGATTATGGGTCCGAGGTAGGCACAATTTAATCCAATATCAATGCTCGAAATCGTCGCTGAGCGGGATaagcgagctttttttttttgaactttttcctcttccgatGAGCCAGAGATTTCAATTCGCTAACTAGTCTAATTATATCAGCGGTGCGGGTAAAACAACCCTTCTAGCGGCGTTGGCCAGAAGAATCGACGTGTCATCGGGACACATCAGAATCAATGGGGAAACGGTCTCCAGAAACGCGATGTCCCACATCGCTGGTTATCTGCCGCAATTCGAAGCTCTTCCCGAAGCTCTCACGGCCATGGAGTACATGATATTCGCtgtgtgtataattatattatcgtcGCACAAAAGATGATTGTAAAGAAAAACCCGACGAtcatcgatggaaaattttctgtctCCAGTGCGCTTTGAGGCTGGACAAGAGGACGAGCTCAAAAGAGAGGAAGATATTGGCGGTGAACATCTTTACGGAGCTCGGATTGTTCAAGAGCAGCGACACTTACATCTCGAGATTATCGGGGGGCGAGATCAAGCGGCTTTCATTGGCCGTGGAGATGGTCACGAAACCGAAAATACTTTTCCTCGATGAACCAACGTCCGGTGAGTTCGACGCTGTAATTTCGATGCTGATCTATGGCTACGGTGGTCGACCTTTACCGTCGCAGATCATTCTTTGGATCGTCCGCTCAGGATCCCATGATTTAGAAACGACGATTAGTTTAGATTTCATGATTCGTTTGCTCGATCAGGTTTGGACACTTGGACGGCGATGCGAGTCATCGAATGTGTGCAGAATCAAGCGAATAACGGAACGCTGATATTCTGCTCGATTCATCAGCCTGCCATGGAGGTCTACAAAATGTTCAGCCACGTGATTATCATGGCTAACGGGAGAACCGCGTATCATGGAACCTTGTCTGGCGCGACGGATTTCTTCAACAGGTGAACACGGCGGAATCGATATCTTTCCACTAGGTTTCGAAGGACGACTCGGATCTCTGATCAgcggattttattttcagtcaagGATTTCGGTGTCCCGAATCGTTCAACGAGGCGGAATACTACGTGAGAATTTTGTCGAACGCGGATTCGAGCGATTTTCTGAACGCTACGACTAATTCTTATCTGGTTTCCGGCTGCTCGGCCCAGATTTGCAACTCTTTTTCAGCCTATCGAAAGGCCTCCGCTTCGGCCCCC from Athalia rosae chromosome 1, iyAthRosa1.1, whole genome shotgun sequence carries:
- the LOC105683819 gene encoding ras-related protein Rab-32 isoform X4, whose product is MELTFWRNLATLDFSRWKTSQNSGPAQGVGEKREHLYKILVIGELGAGKTSIIKRYVHQFFSQHYRATIGVDFALKVLNWDPHTIIRLQLWDIAGQERFGNMTRVYYKEAVGAFIVFDVTRSPTLDAVVKWKQDLDSKVQLPDGSAIPCVLLANKCDQQKEGLVNSPNKMDEYCKEKNFSGWFETSAKENINIEEAARFLVNKILQNDQIIRGNGAQEQSDGERFALNQSPTNAKKSCSC
- the LOC105683819 gene encoding ras-related protein Rab-32 isoform X3, with product MGSAVVRSTVRHSRSSVTKKLQYEADFLRSSEDKGCYNSPDCQQMTSQNSGPAQGVGEKREHLYKILVIGELGAGKTSIIKRYVHQFFSQHYRATIGVDFALKVLNWDPHTIIRLQLWDIAGQERFGNMTRVYYKEAVGAFIVFDVTRSPTLDAVVKWKQDLDSKVQLPDGSAIPCVLLANKCDQQKEGLVNSPNKMDEYCKEKNFSGWFETSAKENINIEEAARFLVNKILQNDQIIRGNGAQEQSDGERFALNQSPTNAKKSCSC
- the LOC105683819 gene encoding ras-related protein Rab-32 isoform X2, with protein sequence MLDRNVMLVLRTRQERTERRLRHKKEANPPPMEPPPQLINNNHLYLDLNMNFSENSKQEDARSLRKTSQNSGPAQGVGEKREHLYKILVIGELGAGKTSIIKRYVHQFFSQHYRATIGVDFALKVLNWDPHTIIRLQLWDIAGQERFGNMTRVYYKEAVGAFIVFDVTRSPTLDAVVKWKQDLDSKVQLPDGSAIPCVLLANKCDQQKEGLVNSPNKMDEYCKEKNFSGWFETSAKENINIEEAARFLVNKILQNDQIIRGNGAQEQSDGERFALNQSPTNAKKSCSC
- the LOC105683819 gene encoding ras-related protein Rab-32 isoform X5; its protein translation is MTSQNSGPAQGVGEKREHLYKILVIGELGAGKTSIIKRYVHQFFSQHYRATIGVDFALKVLNWDPHTIIRLQLWDIAGQERFGNMTRVYYKEAVGAFIVFDVTRSPTLDAVVKWKQDLDSKVQLPDGSAIPCVLLANKCDQQKEGLVNSPNKMDEYCKEKNFSGWFETSAKENINIEEAARFLVNKILQNDQIIRGNGAQEQSDGERFALNQSPTNAKKSCSC
- the LOC105683659 gene encoding protein brown; protein product: MLPEDDVGSQSDLIPSTLTPLISLSWDKITVRSERKREFLAKNIVKEFFGYSRVDGEPNKILDSVTGHADGGSLVAIMGPSGAGKTTLLAALARRIDVSSGHIRINGETVSRNAMSHIAGYLPQFEALPEALTAMEYMIFACALRLDKRTSSKERKILAVNIFTELGLFKSSDTYISRLSGGEIKRLSLAVEMVTKPKILFLDEPTSGLDTWTAMRVIECVQNQANNGTLIFCSIHQPAMEVYKMFSHVIIMANGRTAYHGTLSGATDFFNSQGFRCPESFNEAEYYVRILSNADSSDFLNATTNSYLVSGCSAQICNSFSAYRKASASAPKNRYGLIEIKSEIRKPNSLVKFYWVVWRILVEIRRTMFKNAIHHSTFLASAFVVGLFYIGVDSRTQTGVQDARGALYLTTSEIIFTTAYSVIYVMPGQMPLYLRENGMYGPAVYYIATIVGLIPEAVFHSLTFLVMMFVALNETLDLMTVLKFTTCFAASTVASSAYGVMISSCIENPNVATNIMVPYDLISYMMSGQFYNIRTMPPYISWLKYLSIFYYTNEALAIIHWTKIDQIECYADKDLPCFRNGREVLAGYGYDESNLWMDAFGLVTMSVVMHVCGYLGVRRRRAVKQMY